From the Chitinophagales bacterium genome, the window AAGGCGGTACTTTAGGCCTTGCCATTGCCACCGGATTTATCATTGTCATGTACCTATGTTTTACTTTTAGCTATACCGAACTGGCCTGTGCCATTCCTAAAGCCGGAGGTGCCTTTGCCTATGCCGATCGTGGGCTGGGCAAGAAAATGGGTTTTTTGGCGGGCATGGCGCAAAACATAGAATTCATTTTTGCCCCACCGGCCATCGCAGCAGCTATTGGTGCTTATTTTAATATCTTTTTTCCAGCCATTCCGGTCATTTACATTGCCATATTTGCCTATCTGGTTTTTACAATCTTAAACATCACCGGGGTAAAAGCGGCAGCTACTTTTGAATTGCTCATTACGATTTTGGCGGTAGCAGAATTGCTGATTTTTGCGGGCGTTACGCTTCCTCATTTTGAGTTTGAAAACCTAAAAGCCAATGCCCTGCCCAATGGTTTTCAAGGCGCATTTGCCGCCATCCCCTTTGCCATTTGGTTTTTCTTGGCCATTGAGGGCGTGGCCAATGTAGCAGAAGAAGCCAAAAATCCACAGCGCAATGTGTTGATTGGTTTTGGCTCCGCAATATTGACTTTGGTGGTTTTGTGTCTCTTGACTTTTGCCTCATCGGTGGGCGTAGCGGGCTGGGAAGCAGTCGTTTATCCTGCCGGAAGTACCGAGGCGTCCGACTCACCCTTGCCACTGGCATTGGCCATAATTGTGGGTGAAAATCATTTTCTCTACCACCTTTTGATTACCGTAGGATTATTCGGATTAGTGGCCTCTTTTCACGGTATTATTTTGGCGGCAGGTCGCTCCACTTTTGAGTTTGGCAGGGTAGGATATGTGCCCAAAAAATTGGGGCAGGTACATCCCAAAACCAAAACGCCCGCCAATGCTTTGGTGGTGAATATGCTCATTGGCATCATTGCCTTATTGACGGGCAAAACGGGTGAAATCATTACCATCGCTTGTTTTGGTGCATTGACGCTTTACATCGTTTCCATGTTGGCATTTTTTGCCCTGCGTAAAAACGAACCCGATTTGGAAAGACCCTTTCGTGTGCCTTTTTTCCCAATCTTTCCAGCCCTGGCATTGATTATTGCCACCATTGCCCTAATTGCCATTACCGTTTACAATCTCAAATTG encodes:
- the eat gene encoding ethanolamine permease is translated as MSESNVPQTELKRTLGPIMLWGLGVGYVISGMYFGWNLGLAEGGTLGLAIATGFIIVMYLCFTFSYTELACAIPKAGGAFAYADRGLGKKMGFLAGMAQNIEFIFAPPAIAAAIGAYFNIFFPAIPVIYIAIFAYLVFTILNITGVKAAATFELLITILAVAELLIFAGVTLPHFEFENLKANALPNGFQGAFAAIPFAIWFFLAIEGVANVAEEAKNPQRNVLIGFGSAILTLVVLCLLTFASSVGVAGWEAVVYPAGSTEASDSPLPLALAIIVGENHFLYHLLITVGLFGLVASFHGIILAAGRSTFEFGRVGYVPKKLGQVHPKTKTPANALVVNMLIGIIALLTGKTGEIITIACFGALTLYIVSMLAFFALRKNEPDLERPFRVPFFPIFPALALIIATIALIAITVYNLKLALVYAIMLALAYLYFYVVILKKENRT